The Pseudomonadota bacterium DNA window GACGTGCGAGGCGCCAGCTTGTACCAAGCAATCCTCTCGTTATCAAGGCCGAAAGCTCCCCCGTCTCGCCGGTTGACCGCGCGCCCGACAACGGCGATATCTGTTCGGCCCGAAGGCACGAGGAGCAGATGGACAGGTTCTCCGCACACATCGATCGCAGCTGGGATCTGATCTCCCGGGGCGAGAACACCCCGGCGCTCCTGGCCGCGCGCAAGGCGCTCGAGCTCGATCGCAAGAACCCGGAGGTGCACAACCTCATCGGCTACATCCACGCGCTCGACGGCGAGTTCGACGAGGCGCTGGAGAGCTACAGGCGCGCGATCGACCTCGACGAGTGGTACCTCGATCCGATCCTGAACGCGGCCGAGCTGCTCGCGCACCCAGACGCGGATCCGGAGGAGGCGATCCGCCTCTGCCGCCGCGCGTCCGAGATGGAGCTCTCGAGCGACGAGCAGGCGGACGCCGCGCTCATCGAGATCGAGGCCCTGTTCAACTCGGGGCGCGACGCCGAGGTGCGCGAGAGGCTCGACGCGATCGCCGACGTCGACGCGCTCCCGCCGGCCTACCTCGCGGCGATCGGCCGCGCGTACTACGACGTCGGCGACCTCGAGCGGGCGCGCGGAAACGCCGAGGCCGCGCTCGGCGTCGACGGGGAGCTCGTCGACGCGTGGTACTGCGTGGGGCTCGTCGCGCGGGAGGAGGGGCGCCGCGTCGACGCGGTTTGCGCGTTCCTGAGGGTGCGCGCGCTGGATCTCGAGCTGCCGCGCCTGCCGTGGGGCGCGTCGTGCCCGGAGGAGACCGCCGCGGCCGTCGCGGAGGCGATCGCGGGGCTCCCGGAGGAGCAGCGGCGGCTCGTCGAGGGTGTCGAGGTCCGTGTCGCGCCCTACCCGGACGAGGCGCAGATCCGGGGCGAGGTCGATCCGCGGCAGATCGTCCTGGCGGAGGGCGTCGACGCGACGCGCAGATCGTACGAGCGCCTCTGGGTGTTCTCCTTGAACCTGGAGCGCACGGCGGAGCCGACCGGGATGCGGGAGGAGCTCAGGCGCGCGATCGCCTACGAGATCGGCGAGCCGTGCAGGGAACCGTGACGACCCCGTTTGACGGCCTCATGGCGCGCCGGTATGATCCTCCCCTCCACGGGTGATAGGCGATGGAGGAGGAAGACCATGGGCGCAAACCGCCTCTTCTGGCCGCAGCAGACCATGGACGAGTGGATCGTCGAGGAGAAGGTCGTCATCGACGGCGACGTGCTCCTCATCCGCGAGGCGAAGCGGCGCTACGACATCAGCCAGGCGGTGTACTTCGAGGCGGACGTCGGGGACGGCTCGGATCCGCACAAGCTCGTGGGACGCGTCAAGGAGAAGGCCGCGCTCGAGAAGCTCGGCGCCGAGCACTACATGGACTCGGTGCTGATAGGCGACTCCGCGTACAAGGTGACGCCCGGCTTCACCGGACAGCCGATCATCGAGGTGTCGTCCGCCGCACGCGGCGCGGACATCTCGGGTGCGGTGATGACGCGGGCCGGTGGGGCGTCCTCCGGCGAGAACGACGACCGGGAGCTGCTCGCTCGCTTCCTGCTCGACAACCTGTGACAGAGGAGAGCGCACGCAGCCGAGGGAAGCCGGCGGTGCGCGAGGGGAGACGATGAAAGACCGACTGTTGGGCCGCGTCATCGCCGACCGCTATCGCCTG harbors:
- a CDS encoding tetratricopeptide repeat protein codes for the protein MDRFSAHIDRSWDLISRGENTPALLAARKALELDRKNPEVHNLIGYIHALDGEFDEALESYRRAIDLDEWYLDPILNAAELLAHPDADPEEAIRLCRRASEMELSSDEQADAALIEIEALFNSGRDAEVRERLDAIADVDALPPAYLAAIGRAYYDVGDLERARGNAEAALGVDGELVDAWYCVGLVAREEGRRVDAVCAFLRVRALDLELPRLPWGASCPEETAAAVAEAIAGLPEEQRRLVEGVEVRVAPYPDEAQIRGEVDPRQIVLAEGVDATRRSYERLWVFSLNLERTAEPTGMREELRRAIAYEIGEPCREP